The window CACCGACGAGGGCAGCGACACCCTCTACCTCGCCAGGCTCGCCCTCGACGGCGACCTGGAGCCGGTCCGCGACGGCGGCGACTGGAACGTCGACGGCGTCTCCGTCGATCAGGACTCCGGCCGGCTCGCGTACTCGCGCAACGTCGAGGGGTACACCGAGCTGACCGTCGGCGAGCTGACCGGGCCGACGACGGTCGAGGCGTTCCCCGAGCCCGACCTGCCGGGCGGGCTCGCCGGCGGCGTCTCCTGGGGACCGGACGGCGACCGCTTCGCCGTCTCCGTCTCGGGCCGGGCGGTCAACACCAACGTCTTCGTCGTGGAGACGGCCACCGGCGAGAGCGAACGGTGGACCTACGCCTCGACCGCGGGCATCCCCGAGGAGACGTTCGTCGAGCCCGAACTCGTCCGCTACGACTCGTTCGACGGGCTGGAGGTGCCCGCGTTCCTCTCGCTGCCGGCGGACGACGCCCGGGATCACGACGGCGAGGGCGTCCCGGTCGTCGTGGACATCCACGGCGGCCCCGAGAGCCAGCGTCGGCCCTCCTTCTCTGGACTGACCCAGTACTTCCTCTCGCGGGGCTACGCCGTCTTCGAACCCAACGTCCGCGGATCGACGGGCTACGGCACCGAGTATACGAGATTGGACGACGTAGACAGGCGGATGGACAGCGTCCGGGACCTGAAGGCCGGCGCGGAGTGGCTCCGGGACCACCCCGCCGTCGACGGCGACCGAATCGTCGCCATGGGCGGCTCCTACGGCGGCTTCATGGTCCTCGCGGGGCTGACGGAGTACCCCGACCTCTGGGCGGCCGGCGTCGACGTCGTCGGCATCGCCAACTTCGTCACGTTCCTGGAGAACACCGGTTCCTGGCGGCGCTCGCTACGCGAGGCCGAGTACGGCTCCCTGGAGGACGACCGCGAGTTCCTCGAGTCGATCAGCCCGATCAACAGCGTCGACCGCATCTCCGCGCCGCTGTTCGTCGTCCACGGCGCGAACGACCCCCGCGTTCCCGTCGGCGAGGCGGAGCAGATCGTCGACGAGGTCGAGCAGCGGGGCGTCCCCGTGGAGAAGCTGATCTTCGACGACGAGGGCCACGGGATCAGCAAGCGCGAGAACCGCATCGCGGCCTACTCCCGCGTGGTCGACTTCCTCGACGAGCACGTCTGACCGCTCGTGGCCCGGTCGTCGCGACCGTCGCCGCCCGTCCGCCGTCGGCTCTCTCGATCCGGAACCGCCGAACTCATTTACGACGAGGGGAGACGCTGGTACGCACATGGCAACCGGGGTGGCGCGGGAGATGGTCGGCGAGAGCATCCGGGAGCTCGAGGACCGCTTCGGATCCTTCCCGGTCAACCAGACGACGCTCCGACTCTCGCCCGAGGCGTACGCCGACGCCCTGGAACGGGCCGAGGCGGGCGTCGCCGACCTGTACGTCCGCGTCGAGAACGCCGAGGGGAAGGTGCTCCACGTCCCGGACGGTGAGCGGCCCCGCGTCCCCCGCTGCGTCGGGTCGCTCCATGATCACCCCGTCGAGCAGGCCCGCCGGGCGGTCCGAGAGGCGACCAGCGTCGCCTGCACCGTCGACGACGTCGCGCGGGTGACCATCGCGGGGGTCCGGAACGGATCGGACGCCGACGCGCCGCCGGCCTACCGCCTGCTGGTGCTCTTCGAGGGATCGCCCGTCGACGAGTCGCCCGAGGAGGGGGTCTGGCGGTCCGAGTCGGCCACCCCCGAGTTCGTCTAGATCACGCCGGTGACCGTCGCGGCCTCGCGGGCGGCCGGTTCGCTCATGCCGTCCCCGAGGACGGTGTAGCGGTCGCGGATCTCGTGGGCCGTCGTCAGCGCCTCGATCACCGTGTCCTCGTCGATGCCCAGTTCCTCCGCCGTCGTCGGCGCGCCGATGGCCGCCAGCGCGTCGCGGACGTCCGACCACTGGCCGTCGGCCCCCGTGTGGAGGTACTCGGTCATGATCGCGCCGACGCCGACCTGGTGGCCGTGCAGGCCCGGATCCGGCGCGATGCGGTCCAGCTGGTGGGAGAAGAGGTGCTCGGCGCCCGAGGCGGGCCGCGAGGAGCCGGCGATGGACATCGCGACGCCGGAGGAGACCAGCGCCTTCACGACGATCCAGGACGACTCCTCCAGCCCGCGCTTGATCGAGCCGGCGCTCTCGACGAGCATCTCCGCGGTCATCTGGGAGAGCGCGCCGGCGTACTCGGAGTAGGTGACGTTCTTCAGCCGGTGGGCCAGTTGCCAGTCGCGGACGGCGGTGTAGTTGGAGATGATGTCCGCACAGCCCGCCGTCGTCAGCCGCCAGGGAGCCTCCGCGATGACCTCGGTGTCGGCGATGACGGCTAGCGGCGGCTCCGAGGCGACGCTGTGGCGGGTGTCGCCCTCCGGGACCGAGCCGCGGCCCGAGACGATGCCGTCGTGGCTCGCGGCCGTCGGCACAGAGACGAACCCGAGGTTCAGGTCGTCGGCGGCCATCTTCGCGACGTCGATGGCCTTGCCGCCGCCGACGCCCAGCAGGAAGCCCGCGTCGGCCGCCTCCGCGGCCTCGATGACCCGCTCGACGGCGCCGAACGTGGCCTCCTCGATCACCACCTCGGCCGGATCCGCGCCCCGCTCCTCGAACTCCGCGACGACGCGCTGGCCGGCCACCTCGTAGGGCGTCGGGCTCGCCACGACCAGCGGCCGCCCCGAGAGGTGGACGTCCTCGACGGCGTCGACCGCCCGGTCGAGCGCGCCGTGGCCCACGACCACGTTGCGCGGCAGGCGGATCCACGTGTGCTTCTCGAACATGCGGGTCCGTGCGTGACGACGGGGCAAAACCCTTGCCGTGGCGCGACACCCCGTTCCCGGTCGCCCGAGCGGGTCCGCGGCCCGTATCGAAGCGGAAACCGAGCAGTAAGCACCGGATAACAAACCTGTAGGCACTGGTCCGGTCGATCATGAGCTGCGTCAACTGCGACACGAACGGCACGGCGTACACGCTCCTGGCCCACGTCGAGGGATCGGACTCCAAGGTGGACCTGTCGTTCTGCTCGACCGACTGCCTCGAAGAGTGGGTCTGAGCCGGCGAACGGGGATCGGCGGCGCGGCCGGTGAGGGTCGCCGCGGGCCCCAACAAGGCTTATCCCGTCCGCCGTCCCCGGTTGGCCCATGTCGACCTCCACTCGCAGCTCGCTGGCCGATCTCGCCGCCCCGCTGGATCGGTACCCGCTGGCGCGGGAGGCGGCCCTGGCCGCACTCGTCTTCGGCGCGCTCCAGGCGGCCGTCGTCGTCTCGTCTGCGGTCGGCGTCCCGGTGGCTCGCGGGCTCGTGGACCTCGGGTCGCCGCTCGCCGCGACCGGAGCCGGACAGCTGGCCGTCTCCGCGCTGGCAAACACCGTCGTCATCGTCGGCGGACCGACGCTCGCTGCCGCCGCGTACGTCCACGTCCGCGATCTGCCCGTCCCGCTCTCGCTTCCCGGTCGGGGGCGCGCGGACCTGGCGCTCGTCGCCGCGGCGCTGGCCGGTCCCGCACTCGCGCTGGCGATCGCGGCACTGCTTGGCGACCTGACCGGAACACCGTTCTACGAGCTGAGCGGCTCGCGGTCGGCGCCCGACGCCGGCGTCCGCGTCCCGACGGTGATCACGCTGCTTGGGCTGGCACTGACGCTCCCGGCGTACCTGCTCGTGGCGCACGTGGTCGTCCAGCCCACTCTGCGGACCGTGAGCGGGGAGGCCACGGCGGCCGGCCTGACGACCCTGTTCGTCGGCCTGCTCGGCCCGA of the Halomicrobium salinisoli genome contains:
- a CDS encoding NAD(P)-dependent glycerol-1-phosphate dehydrogenase, which codes for MFEKHTWIRLPRNVVVGHGALDRAVDAVEDVHLSGRPLVVASPTPYEVAGQRVVAEFEERGADPAEVVIEEATFGAVERVIEAAEAADAGFLLGVGGGKAIDVAKMAADDLNLGFVSVPTAASHDGIVSGRGSVPEGDTRHSVASEPPLAVIADTEVIAEAPWRLTTAGCADIISNYTAVRDWQLAHRLKNVTYSEYAGALSQMTAEMLVESAGSIKRGLEESSWIVVKALVSSGVAMSIAGSSRPASGAEHLFSHQLDRIAPDPGLHGHQVGVGAIMTEYLHTGADGQWSDVRDALAAIGAPTTAEELGIDEDTVIEALTTAHEIRDRYTVLGDGMSEPAAREAATVTGVI
- a CDS encoding alpha/beta hydrolase family protein, which encodes MPSYDLERYLNVRYATGASLGPDGTLAFRSDVTGTAQVWTLSEPGAWPAQRTFYEDAVSFASYSPERPELIFGKDEGGNERMQLHRLDPDGTVTDLTRDPESKHRWGGWSSDGERFAFAANRRDESVFDVYVQGRNDVGDEATLLREGDGWLTVSGWSPDDERLLVTEAHSNFDQDVYVCDVDSGDLTHLTPHEGDIRYRSAEWGPDGDAVYLVTDEGSDTLYLARLALDGDLEPVRDGGDWNVDGVSVDQDSGRLAYSRNVEGYTELTVGELTGPTTVEAFPEPDLPGGLAGGVSWGPDGDRFAVSVSGRAVNTNVFVVETATGESERWTYASTAGIPEETFVEPELVRYDSFDGLEVPAFLSLPADDARDHDGEGVPVVVDIHGGPESQRRPSFSGLTQYFLSRGYAVFEPNVRGSTGYGTEYTRLDDVDRRMDSVRDLKAGAEWLRDHPAVDGDRIVAMGGSYGGFMVLAGLTEYPDLWAAGVDVVGIANFVTFLENTGSWRRSLREAEYGSLEDDREFLESISPINSVDRISAPLFVVHGANDPRVPVGEAEQIVDEVEQRGVPVEKLIFDDEGHGISKRENRIAAYSRVVDFLDEHV